Within the Malus sylvestris chromosome 4, drMalSylv7.2, whole genome shotgun sequence genome, the region TGAAATGTAGAAAATACCTGGATGGCGCTCAAAAActttagtgaacttctgaggtAGGGCCAAAGGTTTGCGAAGGTTGCTCACATTCTTACGTTCAGTTTTCTTGTTTATAGTTAGATGAAGAAGCTCGTGAAAGACCCCTACAATCCTCTTCTCGGATACATCTGTACGAGGATCTAAATGGGAGGCATCAGAGTACGGAGAGGTATAAGGGAGGGTCTGCCACTCTTTCAACCACTCCATGCATTTCCTCTTCAATCCAAAACCCCTTGTAAATCCAACTGGAAAAGCTAAACAGCCACTTCTTACATCTTCTTCCTTCTGTTGCCGGGTGGAGTTCGTTTGCAATTGAGAGACAGCAAGGTCCTTATCCCAGGATAAGAGCTTCAACCCAACGCGGTCATCAGGGAGGTGTACAAAAGAGAACAGGTCACGGTGATGTGGAATCACAGAATGAACGTAATCATATGGCAAACCCAGGTCCCATTTCAGTTGGTCAAGGGTTTGTAAAGGAAGGGTCCAACCCCGTGTGAGCATGAGCAGTTTTCGAAGCCTATTAATGAAATCCATTTGATTCTGCTTAAGGACATTGAGTTCCTCTTGGTGTAGCTGTAGGGCTTCAGGAGTCAAGCCAAAGCATGGGACTCGAGCGCCTCCGCCCCAAAAATCATAGGACTCAACAAAAACAGATGGGTACCTCCTAATAAAAGTAGCAAGCTTCAGATCGTGAGGAAGACCGAGTTGTCCCCGATGACAAGTGAGCCGGTATACAGGGAGGCAGCACTGAGGTGAGGAAGAAATAACGGAAACGAGAATGCTGGCAGCCTTGAGATCCCTCTCAGAAGCCACAACAAAATCCAATGCCCTATCTTTCACCCATTTCAACTTCACATTCACAAGACCACGCGTTTGCTGATGGTTAAATTCT harbors:
- the LOC126619183 gene encoding protein WHAT'S THIS FACTOR 9, mitochondrial, which encodes MAQCLVIVKVGGFGFLRGCPQEFNHQQTRGLVNVKLKWVKDRALDFVVASERDLKAASILVSVISSSPQCCLPVYRLTCHRGQLGLPHDLKLATFIRRYPSVFVESYDFWGGGARVPCFGLTPEALQLHQEELNVLKQNQMDFINRLRKLLMLTRGWTLPLQTLDQLKWDLGLPYDYVHSVIPHHRDLFSFVHLPDDRVGLKLLSWDKDLAVSQLQTNSTRQQKEEDVRSGCLAFPVGFTRGFGLKRKCMEWLKEWQTLPYTSPYSDASHLDPRTDVSEKRIVGVFHELLHLTINKKTERKNVSNLRKPLALPQKFTKVFERHPGIFYISNKCATQTVILREAYDRQKLLQKHPTVELRENFAKLLRKGFLDRSKGLYKKNKGDGIDVDPYADGIGNNQFSSEEESDNLFYEYDSDEQHEPRIHL